From a single Hymenobacter sp. YIM 151500-1 genomic region:
- a CDS encoding phosphosulfolactate synthase, whose translation MNYNLNQLPERTQKPREQGFTMVMDKGLSVREAEDFLEVGADYTDIVKLGWATSYVTPNLKRKLAAYKEAGVPVYFGGTLFEAFIIRNQFDDYRRLLSDFDMEYAEVSDGSIDLNHDKKLEFISTLAKDVKVLSEVGSKDAEKIIPPYKWIAQMRTELEAGAIKVIGEAREAGNVGLFRSTGEVRSGLVEEILTQIPFEKILWEAPQKAQQVWFIKLLGANVNLGNIAPNEIVSLETIRLGLRGDTFTHFLDMDGVDEMFRPEVRPAGKPGTSMPRG comes from the coding sequence ATGAACTACAACCTCAACCAACTCCCCGAGCGGACCCAAAAACCCCGCGAGCAAGGCTTTACCATGGTGATGGACAAAGGCCTGAGCGTGCGCGAAGCCGAAGATTTTCTGGAGGTTGGGGCCGACTACACCGACATTGTAAAGCTGGGCTGGGCCACCTCTTACGTGACGCCCAACCTGAAGCGTAAGCTGGCCGCCTACAAGGAAGCCGGCGTGCCAGTATATTTCGGTGGGACGTTGTTTGAGGCCTTCATCATCCGCAATCAGTTCGACGATTACCGCCGCCTGCTCTCCGACTTCGACATGGAGTACGCCGAGGTATCGGACGGGTCCATTGACCTGAACCACGACAAAAAGCTGGAGTTTATCAGCACCCTGGCCAAAGACGTGAAGGTGCTGAGTGAGGTAGGCTCCAAGGATGCGGAGAAGATTATTCCGCCCTACAAGTGGATTGCTCAGATGAGAACCGAGCTGGAAGCCGGGGCCATCAAAGTTATCGGCGAGGCCCGCGAAGCCGGCAACGTGGGCCTGTTCCGGAGCACGGGCGAGGTACGCTCGGGCTTGGTAGAGGAGATTCTGACCCAGATTCCGTTCGAGAAAATCCTGTGGGAAGCCCCGCAGAAGGCCCAGCAGGTATGGTTTATCAAGCTGCTGGGTGCCAACGTGAACCTGGGCAACATTGCACCCAACGAAATTGTGAGCCTGGAAACCATCCGCCTGGGCCTGCGCGGCGACACGTTCACCCACTTCCTCGACATGGACGGCGTGGACGAAATGTTCCGCCCCGAAGTCCGGCCCGCCGGCAAGCCCGGCACCTCCATGCCGCGCGGATAA
- a CDS encoding Brp/Blh family beta-carotene 15,15'-dioxygenase, producing MAIAFSDYRLPATGRAYSYVALAVAGVVGVLLPTAATLLLGPPLLVGLLVLGLAHGACDQFVVPGRRATVGLGSWRYLLAFGGAYLGLAGVVVGLWWCWPGVAVGLFFLLSAWHWGSADAPPQPGRPAWWVAHSWLRGLLLFAVPLAAWPTETQGVVQELLRLVGAAPVPAVVLAQVRIILVLAVGAGLLAVWAACAARREHLLWRTDAADVLVLTFMLAALPPVLSVGVYFVFWHSLQHVLRMTPLLGYSATQPGRLPGWTALGRQVVFFLRRAWPLLAVSVLALGVLYYWLAPHLPTPAALFSGALVVASVVTLPHALLVSLVLDEPQWARQGSTSSP from the coding sequence ATGGCAATTGCTTTTTCTGATTACCGGCTTCCGGCAACGGGCCGGGCCTATTCGTACGTCGCGCTGGCCGTGGCTGGCGTTGTTGGGGTGCTGCTGCCCACTGCCGCCACCCTGCTGCTGGGGCCGCCGCTGCTGGTGGGGCTGCTGGTGCTCGGCCTGGCCCACGGCGCCTGCGACCAGTTTGTGGTGCCGGGCCGCCGGGCTACAGTTGGGCTGGGCTCGTGGCGCTACCTGCTGGCGTTTGGCGGGGCATACCTGGGCCTGGCGGGCGTGGTAGTTGGGCTGTGGTGGTGCTGGCCGGGGGTAGCCGTGGGGCTGTTTTTTCTGCTGAGCGCCTGGCACTGGGGCTCCGCCGACGCGCCCCCGCAGCCCGGCCGTCCGGCGTGGTGGGTGGCCCACAGCTGGCTGCGCGGCCTGCTGCTGTTTGCCGTGCCGTTGGCCGCCTGGCCCACCGAAACCCAAGGCGTTGTGCAGGAGCTGTTGCGCCTGGTGGGCGCGGCGCCTGTGCCAGCAGTAGTACTGGCCCAGGTCCGGATAATCTTGGTCCTGGCAGTTGGCGCGGGCCTACTGGCCGTGTGGGCTGCTTGCGCCGCCCGGCGGGAGCATCTGCTCTGGCGCACCGATGCCGCCGACGTGCTGGTGCTCACCTTTATGCTGGCCGCGTTGCCGCCGGTGCTGTCGGTGGGGGTGTACTTTGTGTTCTGGCACAGCTTGCAGCACGTGCTGCGCATGACTCCGCTGCTGGGCTATTCCGCCACCCAGCCAGGCCGCTTGCCGGGTTGGACGGCGTTGGGCCGGCAGGTTGTGTTCTTTTTGCGGCGGGCGTGGCCGCTGCTGGCCGTGAGCGTGCTGGCTTTAGGAGTTCTTTACTATTGGCTGGCTCCTCACCTGCCCACACCGGCCGCACTGTTCAGCGGCGCCTTGGTGGTGGCCTCGGTGGTTACGCTGCCCCATGCCTTGCTGGTGAGCCTGGTTCTCGACGAGCCGCAATGGGCCCGGCAGGGCAGCACTAGCAGCCCGTAG
- a CDS encoding TraB/GumN family protein — protein MQLFHRAALAAALLLSAFSTQAQKVKVKAKTETSASAAAPANSLLWEVSGKNLSQPSYIYGTIHLICPQDLQITEPTKRAFTSAQQVVMELDMDSPTLAQEMQAGMLMGGGQTLEKLLPPADYARVGEYLQAKAGLPVAQVGMLKPFIVSSILYPALLGCKPASYETTFVEMAKAQQKEVTGLETVQEQLGFFEKIPYPAQSKMLADMVLKEAQAQQEFQQMLTLYKAQNVEGLRDMTSKSSFGFREYESLLLDERNQQWIARIEKQAAAKPTFFAVGAAHLGGPKGVLNLLRQQGYQVRPVVQ, from the coding sequence ATGCAACTCTTTCACCGGGCGGCCCTGGCCGCGGCCCTGCTGCTTTCCGCTTTCAGCACGCAGGCTCAGAAAGTTAAAGTCAAGGCGAAAACCGAAACTTCGGCATCGGCAGCGGCGCCGGCTAACTCGCTGCTTTGGGAAGTGTCAGGCAAAAACCTGAGCCAACCCTCGTACATCTACGGCACCATTCACCTCATCTGCCCCCAGGACTTGCAGATAACCGAACCCACGAAGCGGGCCTTTACCAGCGCCCAGCAGGTGGTAATGGAGCTGGACATGGACAGCCCCACCCTGGCCCAGGAAATGCAGGCCGGCATGCTCATGGGCGGCGGCCAAACTCTGGAGAAGCTGCTGCCCCCCGCCGACTACGCCCGCGTGGGCGAGTACCTGCAAGCCAAAGCCGGCCTGCCAGTGGCGCAGGTAGGCATGCTCAAGCCCTTCATCGTCAGCTCCATTCTGTATCCGGCCCTGCTGGGCTGCAAGCCGGCCAGCTACGAAACTACTTTCGTGGAAATGGCGAAGGCGCAGCAGAAGGAAGTGACGGGCCTGGAAACGGTGCAGGAGCAGCTGGGCTTCTTTGAGAAGATACCCTACCCCGCGCAAAGCAAGATGCTGGCCGACATGGTGCTGAAAGAAGCCCAGGCCCAGCAGGAATTTCAGCAGATGCTGACCCTCTACAAAGCCCAGAACGTGGAAGGCCTGCGCGACATGACCAGTAAAAGCTCCTTTGGCTTCCGCGAATATGAAAGCCTGCTCCTGGACGAGCGGAATCAGCAGTGGATTGCCCGCATCGAAAAGCAGGCCGCAGCTAAGCCCACGTTTTTCGCCGTGGGCGCCGCCCACCTCGGCGGCCCCAAGGGCGTGCTGAACCTGCTGCGCCAGCAAGGCTACCAGGTGCGCCCCGTAGTGCAGTAA
- a CDS encoding spermidine synthase, translating to MHRLLTRLRHWLSYVVPLTRRVPSQHSGELEITLYQGQKVLNTRHANYSYGGLHQVLRYGLLFTQPPATAPVLVLGLGGGSVVQLLRQELHLHGPITAVELDPAVVSVAADEFGIEASDTLRVVCADAFAWLPTAPADTYGLVVIDLFLDLELPAGLAQASFWRQVHRCLQPGGWVLFNSLLRQDLLIDHVPASDKLPSLGLVVQEQLEVELNRLLVLRRQK from the coding sequence ATGCACAGGCTGCTGACGAGGCTGCGGCATTGGCTGAGCTACGTGGTGCCGCTCACGCGCCGCGTGCCCTCCCAGCATAGCGGGGAGCTGGAAATTACCCTGTACCAGGGGCAAAAGGTGCTCAACACCCGCCATGCCAACTACAGCTACGGCGGCCTCCATCAGGTGCTGCGCTACGGGCTGCTGTTTACCCAGCCGCCGGCCACGGCACCCGTGCTGGTGCTGGGCCTGGGCGGGGGCTCGGTGGTGCAGCTGCTGCGGCAGGAGCTGCACCTGCACGGGCCCATTACGGCCGTGGAGCTGGACCCCGCCGTGGTAAGCGTAGCGGCCGACGAGTTTGGCATTGAGGCTTCCGACACGCTCCGCGTTGTGTGTGCCGACGCGTTTGCCTGGCTGCCCACAGCTCCGGCCGACACCTACGGACTCGTTGTTATCGACCTGTTTCTGGACCTGGAGCTGCCAGCGGGGCTGGCCCAGGCGTCGTTCTGGCGCCAGGTGCACCGCTGCCTGCAACCCGGCGGCTGGGTGCTGTTCAACAGCCTGCTGCGCCAGGACCTGCTGATTGACCACGTGCCGGCCTCCGACAAGCTGCCGAGCCTGGGCTTGGTGGTGCAGGAGCAGCTGGAAGTGGAGCTGAACCGCCTACTGGTGCTGCGCAGGCAGAAGTAG
- a CDS encoding porin, with product MTLSFFDTPRRTALGWCLLLVLGWLPGRAWAQGEGDERPVRFNGMEFRSADSLFYINFRFRMQNRVGLVTRGGDNLRVANYDARVRRLRLRADGYALGERIGYSLQLAFARGDQDFENTGVANIVRDAVIFYNVTPNFYLAFGLNKLPGNRQRVTSSGQLQFAERSIVNSALNIDRDFGLKAYYTHQLGANALCLLKGAITTGEGRSANGTDAGLAYTGRVELLPLGAFQDGGDYSEGDLAREPTPKLAVAGGYSFNRRTTRSGGQLGPDLYGPVDLGTLIVDGVFKHRGWAYLVEYLDRRSPQPLTYDGGGELRYAYVGRGLNQQLSYLLPSNLEPALRYSWLQPRRSLRGLERQQEVLEVGLTQYLRKHRVKAQLNASYQVQQGRWQLGSPGNRWGGVFQFELGI from the coding sequence ATGACGCTTTCCTTCTTCGATACTCCCCGGCGGACCGCGCTGGGGTGGTGCTTGCTGCTGGTGCTGGGGTGGCTGCCGGGCCGCGCCTGGGCTCAGGGCGAAGGCGACGAGCGGCCCGTGCGCTTCAACGGCATGGAGTTTCGCTCCGCCGACTCGCTCTTCTACATCAACTTCCGCTTCCGGATGCAAAACCGGGTGGGCCTGGTAACCCGCGGCGGCGACAACCTACGCGTAGCCAACTACGACGCCCGGGTGCGCCGCCTCCGTTTGCGCGCCGACGGCTACGCCCTGGGCGAAAGAATTGGCTACAGCCTGCAGCTGGCGTTTGCGCGCGGCGACCAGGACTTCGAGAATACCGGCGTGGCCAACATTGTGCGCGACGCGGTGATTTTCTATAATGTCACGCCCAACTTCTATTTGGCGTTTGGCCTCAACAAGCTGCCCGGCAACCGGCAGCGGGTTACCTCGTCGGGGCAGCTGCAGTTTGCTGAGCGCTCCATTGTCAACTCGGCCCTGAACATCGACCGGGACTTTGGCCTGAAGGCCTACTACACCCACCAGCTGGGTGCCAACGCCCTGTGCTTGCTGAAAGGCGCCATTACCACCGGCGAGGGCCGCAGCGCCAACGGCACCGATGCCGGGCTGGCCTACACCGGCCGGGTAGAGCTGCTGCCGCTGGGCGCGTTTCAGGACGGCGGCGACTACTCGGAGGGCGACCTGGCCCGGGAGCCCACGCCCAAGCTGGCCGTGGCCGGGGGCTACAGCTTCAACCGGCGCACCACCCGCAGCGGCGGCCAGCTCGGCCCCGACCTCTACGGCCCCGTCGACCTGGGCACGCTCATCGTGGATGGGGTGTTCAAGCACCGCGGCTGGGCCTACCTGGTGGAGTACCTGGACCGCCGCAGCCCCCAGCCCCTCACCTACGATGGCGGGGGCGAGCTGCGCTACGCCTACGTGGGGCGCGGCCTCAACCAGCAGCTTTCTTACCTGCTGCCCAGCAATCTGGAGCCCGCCCTGCGCTACTCCTGGCTACAACCCCGCCGCAGCCTGCGCGGGCTGGAGCGGCAGCAGGAAGTGCTGGAAGTGGGCCTGACGCAGTACCTGCGCAAGCACCGCGTGAAGGCCCAGCTCAACGCCAGCTACCAGGTGCAGCAGGGGCGGTGGCAGCTTGGCAGCCCTGGCAACCGCTGGGGTGGGGTGTTTCAGTTTGAGCTGGGCATTTGA